The Sulfurimonas aquatica genomic sequence GCTAGAGTAAATAGTATTGGTTTCAATAATTTTCCTTTGTCTAATTTTATCATTACAGAGATAATGGATTTGTTTTAAATGAGTTAAATCTTATATTAATTATAATATGATATTATTCTGTATGAAAAATATACTTTTAATTATACTAATAAATGCTCTACGTTTAAGTGCTATGGAGACTGAAACCCTACACTCTAGTGCCTCTGTTTATTATGAAAATATTAACTTCTCTAATTCGCTTCAAAAAGAGAATGGTAATGTTTATGGAGTTGGTGCAGACTTGCATTATGGAGTCTCTGAGTTACAGGTAACTTATGAAAGAGGAGAGACTAATACTATTCAGCCACCTCTATCTGATGACTTAAAAACAGATAAACTCTTTTTTAAATATGGCCACAAGATTAATGAAAAACTTGCTATAAATCTTCATTCCATCTCTATATTAAATGACAATATTGCCATTACAGATAAAGGACAAGGCTATGGAGTTGGGCTTGAGTATAGTTTTAGTGATGCATTTTCTACATCTTTTACACAATACTATAGTGACTATTATGATTTTGACGTTTATCAAAGTGATATAAAGCTGGCCTATAAAGTAGAAATAGATAAATTTCATATGAAGTTTAGTTCTATAACAAAGTACATAAATATAGATGAATCTAATGCAAATATATTTACAAAAAATGCTAAAGAAAACTATCTAACATCAGGGTTGAAATTTCACTCTCACTATCAGAGTTATCACTTTGGTTTTGGGGCTTATTTTGGAGAGAGGATTTTTGCCATCATGAATGATGGTTTGAAAGTACAACACCACTCAATGCGGATAGATAGAACATATGTCTTAGGTATTGGTAAAAATATATCAGACTTTGTTTTAAGAGCTCAGTATATATTTCAACGAGCAGAAGAGTTGCCTCTAAAGAATAAAAATGTATATACCAAAAACACACGATTTATAGTTAGTCATAAATTTTAAGATAAATTATTATTTTTAGTGTATAATCTGATATCAAATAAGGGGTAGAAATGAGTACAAAGTATCGTATCGTATCAAGCATCATTTTTTTACTCCTACTACTTAGTATTGGTTTATCGGTTTTAAATTACTATATCATACTTCAGAGTACAAAAAAGCAGTTAGAATATTCAGATATTCCACTAAGCACAACAAACATATACAATGAAATCCAAAAAAACTTGATAGAACCAAATCTAGTCTCTTCGGTAATGGCACAAGATACATTTTTAAAAGAGTGGCTGATACATGAAGAGCATGATGTAGAGAGTATAACTGAGTATCTCAAATCAATCAGAAAAAAGTATGGACTACTCACTGTTTTTTTAGCATCAGATAAGACAAATAAGTACTACACCTCCAAGGGCCTTGTTGAAGAGATGAGTAGAAAGAGGGAGCGAAATCTCTGGTATTATAAATTTAAAGATAATAATCTAGAGAATGAAATAAATATCGATTATAATAAATATGCTGACAATAATCTAATAATGTTTATAAACCACAAAATTTTTAATGCTAATCAGAAGATGATAGGGGCAGTCGGTGTAGGTATAAAAGTGTTTTATATAAACGAGATGCTAAAGCAAGCACGTAAAACATACAAGCTAAATGTCTACTTTATTAATGAAAAAGGCAGAGTAGTCCTTAAAGAAGAGGCATTTAATAGCTTTCATAGTACTAGGCACAATAGTGAACTAAATGATGCTTTGATAAATCCTACTGGTGGAACTCTAAAGCATAAATATAATTCACAAGAGTATATAACACACTCGAAGTATATTCCAGAGTTAGATCTTTATCTCATAGTAGAGGCAAAGGTATCTGATTTTACATCTGATGTGATATCAACCTTTTATATAAACTTAATTATCTCATTGCTTATTACGACCTTAATTCTTCTTGTTGTTCTTAGAATGGTTAGTCGCAATAATGAAAAACTAGAACACCTTGCTCAACATGACACTTTGACATCACTCATGAATAGAAGATCCTTTAACGATGCTCTGGAGCAGTTGATTTTAAGAAATCAAAGAAAAGAGCAAAAGAACTCCATCATCTTCTTAGATATTGATGATTTTAAAAGGGTCAATGATACCAAAGGGCATCAGATTGGCGACAAGGTATTGGTCCGTGTCTCAAAAATACTCAAAGAGACACTAAGACAGACTGATTTAGTGGCTAGATGGGGAGGAGAGGAGTTTATAGTACTCTGTATAGATTCAGAAATCAGTGATGCAGAGTTAATAGCAGAGAACATAAGAGTCAAAATACAAAACGACAAGGAACTCCAAGAGCTTCTTACACATGAACTCACTGCTAGCTTTGGTGTTACAAAGATAGCTAAAGGTGAGAGCTCTTTAGAGCTTATTAAAAGAGTTGATAAGGCTCTTTATAAAGCAAAAGAAGAGGGAAAAAATAGAATAGTTTTATCGGTGTAGATGATAGAGGTTTGAAGCTCTTTAAAAGGGTTTCAAGAGCCTAAGAGAGTGCAGTCATCGCGTTTGCAATGCGTAGCATCGTCTCCTCTTTACCTATGACAGACATTACTTCATCAAGTCCTGGACCGCTTAGTTTTCCAAGCAGCGCAACGCGAAGAGGCTGGCCAATCTTACCAAATCCTATCTCCATCTCCTCTACAACACTCTCCATAACTTTATGATAGTCTACTGGCAAATGAAGTTCGTCAGCACTAGATAGTTTAGCTCCAAACTTATTTAAGACCTCGATAGCATTGCCTTTAAAAGCTTTTTTTACTGCTTTTTCATCATAAGTGTGTGGCGTTGTAAGTACCTCATTTACAAGAAGTACTAGCTCTTGTAGGGTTTTAGCTCTCTCTTTAAGAGTGTCGAGTAATATTTCGCGTTTATCATGTGAAGTAAGAACCAGTCCATACTCAGTAAGTAGTTGTGCTAGTGTATCATTTGAAGTGTTTTTAATGTAGTGAGCATTAAGCCAGTCGAGTTTTTCAGTGTTGTAGATAGAAGCTGATTTGTTTATATCTTCAGGGTTAAAAAGGTGAATCATCTCATCCATAGAGAAAATCTCTTGATCCCCATGACTCCATCCTAAACGCACAAGAAAGTTTAAAAGAGCGGCTGGTGTATAACCCATCTCTTTATAAGCCATCACGTCTGTTGCACCGTCGCGTTTAGAGAGTTTTTTCCCTGCAGAGTTATGTATCATTGGAACATGATAAAACGCAGGTATATCAAAACCTAAAGCCTCATATACAACTATCTGTTTTGGAGTGTTTGAGAGGTGGTCGTCTCCACGGATAACTTCGTTTATTCCCATGAGGTGGTCATCTATAGCCACGACAAAGTTATATGTTGGTGCGCCATCTGCGCGGGCGATTACAAAATCATCTAAGATATCTTCGGCTTGAAAACTTACATCTCCTTTAACGCCATCTTTTACAATAATCTCTCCCGTTTTAGGTGCTTTTATACGGATAACAGGCTCAACGCCCTCTGGTGGAGTACCATGAAAGTCACGGTATCTTCCATCATACATAGTACGTTCTTTATTTGCCATCTGAGTTTCGCGAAGCTCTGTAAGCTCCTCTTTACTCATGTAACATTTATAAGCCTTGCCCTCATCTAAAAGTTGCTTGATGTATTTTGCATATATCTCATCGCGTTGGCTCTGGTACGTTATCTCACCATCATGCTCAAGACCTAACCAATCAAAGGCTTTAAGAATAGCCTGAGTAGCTTCCTCAGAGTTTCTAGCCTTATCTGTATCTTCTATGCGAAGTACAAACTTACCACCGTTCTTTTTCGCCCACAGATAAGAGAAAAGTGCAGTACGAAGACCGCCAATGTGAAGATATCCAGTAGGACTTGGAGCAAAACGAGTTACAACCATGAGAGAGCCTTTTATTTAAGTAATCAAATTTTAGAGTATTGTTTGTTAAAGTGGGGTAAAAGTGAGTTAAGTGTTTTGTTTTTGTACAAGAGTTTTAAACTCTTGTATAGCTACTGGTTTAGAACAGTAGTATCCTTGATAGCTCTCACATTTAAGTTGGCGTAATATCTGTAGTTGGCTCTCTTCTTCTACCCCTTCTGCAAGAACCTTTAGTCCAAGTGAGTGACTCATGGCGATGATGGCCTTGGTAATCTCTACATCATTTTCATCTCGATCTATCTCATCGATAAATGATTTATCAATTTTTATCTTCTGGATAGGGAGTCTTTTAAGATAAGAAAGAGAGGAGTACCCCGTTCCAAAATCATCTATGGAGAGGGTTATTCCAAGATTACGTAGTGTATCTAAAACACTACAAGCATGTTCATACTCTTTCATAATCATGGTCTCAGTTACTTCAAACTCTAGATAAGATGGATTTAAAGAGGTAGAATTTAGTATATTTTGCACAGATTGGACAAAACCTTGATGACGAATCTGTTTTAAGGAGAGATTAACAGCGATATTATTAAGCACGTATCCTGAATCAAGCAGCATTTTCATATCTATACATGCCTGCTCTAAGACCTGAACTCCAATCTCAACGATATAGCCCTTTTCTTCAGCTAATGGAATAAACTCAAAAGGCATAGTAAAACCATGTTCAGGATGAATCCATCTGACAAGAGCTTCAGCTCCTGTAATCTTACCTGTTGCTATATCTACTTGGGGTTGATATAAAACTATAAACTCTTTGTTGTCTATAGCTTTTATAAGAGACTCGTTGAGTTTTTGATCAGCAAGGATCTGCTTGCTAATGTCTGAGGTAAAAAATGAGTATGCATCTCTCCCTTTTTCTTTAGAGAGATACATTGCAATGTCAGCGTTTTTTAACATTTGTAGAGCTGTTTGACCATCTTCATAGACGTTTATACCTATACTAAACGATATTTTTATGATGTGCCCTTCGATGTCAAAAGGTTCACTAAAAGCTTTTTGTATATTCTCTGCAATAATAGAACAGTCATCAATGTGTGCTAAATCATCTAAAAGAAGAACAAACTCATCGCCTCCCCATCTAGCAAGTGTATCGCAAGAGCGAATACGACTCTCTATGGTCCTACTAAC encodes the following:
- the gltX gene encoding glutamate--tRNA ligase, with translation MVVTRFAPSPTGYLHIGGLRTALFSYLWAKKNGGKFVLRIEDTDKARNSEEATQAILKAFDWLGLEHDGEITYQSQRDEIYAKYIKQLLDEGKAYKCYMSKEELTELRETQMANKERTMYDGRYRDFHGTPPEGVEPVIRIKAPKTGEIIVKDGVKGDVSFQAEDILDDFVIARADGAPTYNFVVAIDDHLMGINEVIRGDDHLSNTPKQIVVYEALGFDIPAFYHVPMIHNSAGKKLSKRDGATDVMAYKEMGYTPAALLNFLVRLGWSHGDQEIFSMDEMIHLFNPEDINKSASIYNTEKLDWLNAHYIKNTSNDTLAQLLTEYGLVLTSHDKREILLDTLKERAKTLQELVLLVNEVLTTPHTYDEKAVKKAFKGNAIEVLNKFGAKLSSADELHLPVDYHKVMESVVEEMEIGFGKIGQPLRVALLGKLSGPGLDEVMSVIGKEETMLRIANAMTALS
- a CDS encoding putative bifunctional diguanylate cyclase/phosphodiesterase, with amino-acid sequence MHRLLKRQIKKGLGEEYLEDEKLQNFFTLIGDYYVEKDKERILLENALVVNSAELTETNTQLQNMAFFDSLTGLTNRKLFEKELELTLKQIQRNKRNIAVLFFDVDHFKTINDTLGHDIGDELLITVSRTIESRIRSCDTLARWGGDEFVLLLDDLAHIDDCSIIAENIQKAFSEPFDIEGHIIKISFSIGINVYEDGQTALQMLKNADIAMYLSKEKGRDAYSFFTSDISKQILADQKLNESLIKAIDNKEFIVLYQPQVDIATGKITGAEALVRWIHPEHGFTMPFEFIPLAEEKGYIVEIGVQVLEQACIDMKMLLDSGYVLNNIAVNLSLKQIRHQGFVQSVQNILNSTSLNPSYLEFEVTETMIMKEYEHACSVLDTLRNLGITLSIDDFGTGYSSLSYLKRLPIQKIKIDKSFIDEIDRDENDVEITKAIIAMSHSLGLKVLAEGVEEESQLQILRQLKCESYQGYYCSKPVAIQEFKTLVQKQNT
- a CDS encoding sensor domain-containing diguanylate cyclase; this encodes MSTKYRIVSSIIFLLLLLSIGLSVLNYYIILQSTKKQLEYSDIPLSTTNIYNEIQKNLIEPNLVSSVMAQDTFLKEWLIHEEHDVESITEYLKSIRKKYGLLTVFLASDKTNKYYTSKGLVEEMSRKRERNLWYYKFKDNNLENEINIDYNKYADNNLIMFINHKIFNANQKMIGAVGVGIKVFYINEMLKQARKTYKLNVYFINEKGRVVLKEEAFNSFHSTRHNSELNDALINPTGGTLKHKYNSQEYITHSKYIPELDLYLIVEAKVSDFTSDVISTFYINLIISLLITTLILLVVLRMVSRNNEKLEHLAQHDTLTSLMNRRSFNDALEQLILRNQRKEQKNSIIFLDIDDFKRVNDTKGHQIGDKVLVRVSKILKETLRQTDLVARWGGEEFIVLCIDSEISDAELIAENIRVKIQNDKELQELLTHELTASFGVTKIAKGESSLELIKRVDKALYKAKEEGKNRIVLSV